TATCGGCGTGACAGCGCGCCGGAGAGGATTTGACGATACTGATGGATCCCGACAGCAGTCCCGTTCGGATCGGACTGATAGCCGACGGGCATGGAGATTATGATGCCACGGAGCAATCCCTGAGGGTTCTTCGTGAGCGGGGTGTGGACCTCCTGGTCCATCTGGGGGATTTCTGCGATTCCGTCCGGAACAACGGTCTCACCGATATGATCCGGCTCCTGAGAAAGAACGGGGTCTTTGCCATCAGGGGGAACAACGATCATCTGGTGGAGAGGATGCTGCGGGACAGCCGTCCCGAAGGTGACCCGCTGCGTGATGCGATCATCGGTTTCATGGGCGGCGTTCCCATGAGAATGGTGATCGATGACCTGTGTTTCGCCCACTCACTTCCCTATGACGCGATCCGGTCCTTCTATGAACCGATCGATATCGGGACACCGAAACGGGCCCGCTGGCTGTTCCGGGACATTCCGTACCGGTTGCTCTTTTGCGGCCATTCTCATATGCCGGTTTTTTTCCGCTGGAAGGACGGCGAGGTTACGAGGGAAGGGCTGGAACCCGGTGAGCCCCTCTTCCTGCAGCCCGATGAGCGGTACATCATGATCGTCGGTGCCGCCTATGAGGGGGAATGCGCCCTGCTTGACAGGGATGCCGGGACCTATGAGCGGATCAGGATATTTTAAATAAGGAGTGGGTGATGGAAATACGGGGACTGCAGAAGGACCTTGAGGCATTTTCAAAGCTGGTCACGCAGCGGCAGGAGTATATGAAGCAAGCTCCGGCGGAACCGGACACCGTCGATCCGATCAACGAGCTTTCCCGGAGAATGCATCCCGATCGGATCGTCCTGGTACTGAAGGACGTGTTCGATGAAAATGAAACGACCCGGACCTTCCGTTTTGAAGCCGCGCCGGGCGGAGAACTGCCCTATTTCAGAGCGGGTCAGTATCT
This genomic interval from Deltaproteobacteria bacterium contains the following:
- a CDS encoding metallophosphoesterase family protein, producing the protein MTILMDPDSSPVRIGLIADGHGDYDATEQSLRVLRERGVDLLVHLGDFCDSVRNNGLTDMIRLLRKNGVFAIRGNNDHLVERMLRDSRPEGDPLRDAIIGFMGGVPMRMVIDDLCFAHSLPYDAIRSFYEPIDIGTPKRARWLFRDIPYRLLFCGHSHMPVFFRWKDGEVTREGLEPGEPLFLQPDERYIMIVGAAYEGECALLDRDAGTYERIRIF